In Stenotrophomonas sp. 169, one DNA window encodes the following:
- a CDS encoding uroporphyrinogen-III synthase, whose translation MDKRTKPCGWTLVSLRPQGQHGAVADALADPCAFMIALSPWRLQRRLGDPALRQLQQALQASRVIFTSPAAVVAASGALPLQDAPSRPWLAVGEGTLRALRAVGIHHALAPQRMDSEGLLALPALAAVRGQTVGLVTAPGGRGLIAAQLQERGAQLVRADVYQRVPLRVSPRGLARLSRSPQPWVLAVSSGEALERVWAQLTPDWQARWQARMDVVVASERLRVQVQGLGFAHVVVADGPTPQQMAAACRQLAHRAMTDGAVAEGAMPEG comes from the coding sequence ATGGATAAACGTACGAAACCGTGTGGTTGGACACTGGTGTCGCTGCGACCGCAGGGACAGCACGGCGCAGTGGCTGACGCCTTGGCCGATCCGTGCGCATTCATGATCGCGCTGTCGCCGTGGCGACTGCAACGGCGGCTTGGCGACCCAGCTTTGCGGCAGCTGCAGCAGGCCTTGCAGGCCTCCCGGGTGATCTTCACCAGCCCGGCAGCGGTGGTGGCGGCTTCCGGCGCACTCCCGCTTCAGGATGCGCCATCGCGGCCTTGGCTGGCGGTCGGTGAGGGCACGCTGCGCGCGCTGCGGGCGGTCGGCATCCATCACGCCCTGGCTCCGCAACGGATGGACAGCGAGGGCCTGTTGGCGCTGCCGGCGCTGGCAGCGGTGCGCGGGCAGACGGTGGGGCTGGTGACCGCTCCCGGCGGACGCGGGCTGATCGCCGCACAACTGCAGGAGCGCGGAGCGCAGCTGGTGCGTGCCGATGTGTATCAGCGGGTGCCGCTGCGGGTGTCGCCGCGGGGGTTGGCGCGGCTGTCGCGTTCGCCGCAGCCGTGGGTGCTGGCGGTGAGCAGTGGCGAGGCGCTGGAGCGTGTATGGGCGCAGCTGACGCCGGACTGGCAGGCCAGGTGGCAGGCACGGATGGACGTGGTCGTGGCGAGCGAGCGATTGCGCGTCCAGGTGCAGGGGTTGGGTTTTGCGCACGTCGTCGTGGCGGACGGCCCCACCCCGCAGCAGATGGCGGCCGCGTGCCGTCAGCTCGCCCACCGGGCGATGACGGACGGGGCGGTGGCGGAAGGGGCGATGCCGGAAGGGTAG
- a CDS encoding YiiD C-terminal domain-containing protein: MSAEPVSSSLLVLQDVLDSMPPVRAMQLRLEGYADGQLQLSAPLAVNVNDKGNAFGGSLASAMTLSGWALVTLRLRLAGFEAEVYVADSQLRYRAPVYGDLHAQAEIAPDSDWDTFLATFKQRGKARIGVVAVQPGSDGKPAAELSGRFVAFAKG; the protein is encoded by the coding sequence ATGTCCGCCGAACCCGTTTCATCCTCGCTGCTGGTCCTGCAGGACGTGCTGGACAGCATGCCGCCGGTGCGTGCCATGCAACTCCGCCTGGAAGGCTATGCCGATGGCCAGCTGCAGCTGAGCGCGCCCTTGGCGGTCAACGTCAACGACAAAGGCAACGCCTTCGGTGGCAGCCTGGCCTCGGCGATGACCCTGTCCGGCTGGGCGCTGGTCACCCTGCGCCTGCGCCTGGCCGGCTTCGAGGCCGAGGTCTACGTAGCCGACAGCCAGCTGCGCTACCGCGCGCCGGTGTATGGCGATCTGCACGCACAGGCGGAAATCGCCCCGGACAGTGACTGGGACACCTTCCTGGCCACCTTCAAGCAGCGCGGCAAGGCGCGCATCGGCGTGGTGGCCGTGCAGCCGGGCAGCGATGGCAAGCCCGCCGCCGAGCTGAGCGGCCGTTTCGTCGCCTTCGCCAAAGGGTAG
- a CDS encoding rhodanese-like domain-containing protein, with protein sequence MNYEELVAFAGRNPMLSIALVGLTAAIIVTEIRRLFRGYKSLKPGELVQVINGGDAVVVDLSSSSDFEKGHIAGSKNVQASQFGPEHKLVAAAKQRPVVLVCRAGTASEAAAKTLKKAGFEQVSVLDGGLPAWQQAELPLVKGRH encoded by the coding sequence GTGAATTACGAAGAGTTGGTGGCCTTTGCTGGCCGAAACCCGATGTTGTCGATCGCCCTGGTGGGCCTGACCGCCGCCATCATCGTCACTGAAATCCGTCGCCTGTTCCGTGGCTACAAGTCGCTCAAGCCCGGCGAACTGGTCCAGGTCATCAACGGCGGCGACGCCGTGGTCGTGGACCTGTCCTCCAGCAGTGATTTCGAGAAAGGCCATATTGCTGGCAGCAAGAACGTGCAGGCCAGCCAGTTCGGCCCCGAGCACAAGCTGGTGGCCGCGGCCAAGCAGCGCCCCGTGGTGCTGGTATGCCGTGCGGGCACCGCATCGGAAGCTGCGGCCAAGACGCTGAAAAAAGCCGGCTTCGAGCAGGTGTCCGTGCTCGACGGCGGCCTGCCTGCATGGCAGCAGGCGGAGCTGCCGCTGGTCAAGGGCCGTCACTGA
- the secB gene encoding protein-export chaperone SecB, with the protein MSEENTNGAAAPVDAATGPAFTVEKIYVKDVSFESPNAPAIFNDQVQPELQLNLNQQVQRLGENAFEVVLAVTLTCKAEDRTAYVAEVKQAGVFGLVGLDPQSVDVLLGTQCPNILFPYVRSLVSDLIQAGGFPPFFLQPINFEGLYAETLRQRQEQGEAPSLANSEPAGNA; encoded by the coding sequence ATGTCCGAAGAAAACACCAACGGCGCAGCTGCGCCGGTCGACGCCGCCACCGGTCCCGCGTTCACCGTCGAAAAGATCTACGTCAAGGACGTTTCCTTCGAATCGCCGAATGCTCCGGCCATCTTCAACGATCAGGTACAGCCGGAACTGCAGCTCAACCTGAACCAGCAGGTGCAGCGCCTGGGCGAGAACGCCTTTGAAGTCGTGTTGGCCGTGACCCTGACCTGCAAGGCCGAAGACCGCACTGCCTACGTGGCGGAAGTGAAGCAGGCCGGCGTGTTCGGCCTGGTCGGCCTGGATCCGCAGTCGGTGGACGTGCTGCTCGGCACCCAGTGCCCGAACATCCTGTTCCCGTACGTGCGCTCGCTGGTCAGCGACCTGATCCAGGCGGGTGGCTTCCCGCCGTTCTTCCTGCAGCCGATCAACTTCGAAGGCCTGTACGCGGAAACCCTGCGCCAGCGCCAGGAGCAGGGTGAAGCGCCGTCGCTCGCCAACTCCGAGCCGGCCGGCAACGCCTGA